The genomic region GGTAGATCAACATCATCATGGACAACAATCAGGGAAGAAGGAAGAGACTGTAAAACTTTTTCATCTACCAGCTTTTTTACAGCTCTTCCACTTAAATTCATGTAGGTTAGTGGTTTTACAATTGCTATATCTTTATCGTTAATCTTTGTCTCTGCTATTAAGTAATCATTTTTTTCTTTAAACTTTACACTAAGCTTTCTGGCAAGTTCATCAACTATCATAAAACCCACATTGTGTCGTGTATTTGCATATTTTCTTCCAGGATTTCCCAGTCCAACAATTATAATCATTCAATTTATTTTTCTTCCTCTTCTTCAGCTTTCTTGCCCTTCTTTATAACTTCAGGTTCAGGTGTTTCTTCTACAGGCGCAGCTGCTTCTATTTCTTCCTCTTCTAATGTAATTGTAGCAATAACTTCATCTGGATCTGAAATAACTTTTATTCCCTCTTCAAACTTGATATCTCTAACATGTATTGCATCCCATACTTTTAAGTTAGAGACATCAACTTCAATATGACCTGGTATCTTCTCAGGAATTGCCTCAATTTCAATTTCTGAAATTCCGTGTTGAAGCACACCTTTGTCCTGTTTAACTCCTATTGGTTCACCAACAAGAACAACAGGAACAGTAACTCTGATTTTCTCAGTGGCACTTACTTCCAAAAAATCAACATGTAAAAGTTTTCCACTAACTGGATCAATCTGATAGTCCTGAAGTATTGCCTGTTTTTCTTCTCCATTCAGTTTAAGAGTAACGAATAATTTTTCTCTTGTGGCAATGTTCATAAATGGAAGAATCTCTTTTGCCCTTATCTGGACAGGAACAGAATACCCTCCTTTATAAACAACGCAGGGAATTATACCTTTATTCCTTAACTGTCTTGCTACTCCCTTTCCTGTCCTTTCTCTTTTTTCTGCATTTAGAACAAATCTTTCCATACTATTCCTCCTTACACAAATAGTGAACTTATAGAAGTTTCTTCATGTATTCTTTTTATCGCTTCACCTAAAAGATGAGCAACAGTGAGAACTTTTATTTTTGAGCACTTATCTTTTTTGTCATGAACAGGAATTGTGTCTGTAACTATAACTTCTTCAAGCACTGAATTATTAAGTCTCTCAATTGCAGCACCTGAAAGCACTGCATGAGTGCATGCAGCAAAGACTCTTTTTGCACCTTTTTCTTTTAATGCTTCCGCAGCCTGAACCAATGTTCCACCTGTATCAATCATATCATCAATTATTAAAGCATCTTTATCTTTTACATCTCCTATTACATGCATTACCTTTGAGACATTTGGAGCATCACGCCTTTTGTCTATTATTGCCAGAGGTGCGTTAATCTTTTTAGCAAAGGCTCTTGCTCTTTCTGTTCCACCTGCATCAGGTGAGACAACAATGATATTGTTTAGAAGATTGTTTTTCTTTAAATAATCAAGGATTACAGGCGTAGCTAAAAGATGATCCACAGGAATATCAAAAAATCCCTGAATCTGACCAGCGTGTAAATCAATGGATAAAACTCTGCTTGCTCCAGCAACTGTAATAAGGTTTGCAACAAGTTTTGCTGATATGGGAACTCTTGGCTGAGCTTTTCTGTCCTGTCTTGCGTAGCCGTAATATGGAATAACCGCTGTAATTCTTCCAGCAGAAGCTCTTTTTAATGCATCAATCATTAAAAGTAGCTCCATGATGTTGTGATTTACAGGTGTGCAGGTGGACTGAATAACAAAGGCATCAGAACCCCTCACATTTTCCTTGATTTGAACCATTATTTCACCATCACTGAAAGTGCTAACAATGGTTTCAGTTAAAGGAATTTGTAAATAATCACTAACCTTTTTAGCAAGTTCAGGATTTGCATTTCCAGTTATTAACTTAATACCATCAGGCATTCCCGTCTCCTTAAAATAAAATTACCCTCTCTCTGAGGGCTTTTTACTGGGGAGGCAGGATTCGAACCTGCGAATGGCGGATCCAAAATCCGCTGCCTTGCCGCTTGGCGACTCCCCAAAAGTCAACAAAGGGTCTGCACCACTTTACACCAGTATCCTTCAAAAC from Thermodesulfovibrio sp. 3907-1M harbors:
- the pth gene encoding aminoacyl-tRNA hydrolase; its protein translation is MIIIVGLGNPGRKYANTRHNVGFMIVDELARKLSVKFKEKNDYLIAETKINDKDIAIVKPLTYMNLSGRAVKKLVDEKVLQSLPSSLIVVHDDVDLPLGKIKIKRNGSSGGHRGVQSIIENIGTKDFIRVKLGISKDPDQDTSDYVLSPFKKEETAILKERIALAADSIIAIITEGVNKAMNIYHQADR
- a CDS encoding 50S ribosomal protein L25, with translation MERFVLNAEKRERTGKGVARQLRNKGIIPCVVYKGGYSVPVQIRAKEILPFMNIATREKLFVTLKLNGEEKQAILQDYQIDPVSGKLLHVDFLEVSATEKIRVTVPVVLVGEPIGVKQDKGVLQHGISEIEIEAIPEKIPGHIEVDVSNLKVWDAIHVRDIKFEEGIKVISDPDEVIATITLEEEEIEAAAPVEETPEPEVIKKGKKAEEEEEK
- a CDS encoding ribose-phosphate pyrophosphokinase, whose translation is MPDGIKLITGNANPELAKKVSDYLQIPLTETIVSTFSDGEIMVQIKENVRGSDAFVIQSTCTPVNHNIMELLLMIDALKRASAGRITAVIPYYGYARQDRKAQPRVPISAKLVANLITVAGASRVLSIDLHAGQIQGFFDIPVDHLLATPVILDYLKKNNLLNNIIVVSPDAGGTERARAFAKKINAPLAIIDKRRDAPNVSKVMHVIGDVKDKDALIIDDMIDTGGTLVQAAEALKEKGAKRVFAACTHAVLSGAAIERLNNSVLEEVIVTDTIPVHDKKDKCSKIKVLTVAHLLGEAIKRIHEETSISSLFV